In the Flavobacteriales bacterium genome, CATACTCGTGATGCGTTGCTGCTATCACTTTCTGATTCCAAGTTCTTTGATGATCTCCCTGTATCGGGTGATATCTTTCTTGATCAGGTAATCGAGGAGTCTTCTGCGCTTACCTACCAAAAGGACCAATGAACGCTCGGTATTATAGTCCTTCTTATTCTTCTTCAGGTGTTCGGTCAAGTGGTTGATCCTGTGTGTGAACAGGGCTATCTGACCTTCAGGCGATCCGGTATCTGAACCGGACTTGCCGTATTTCTTGAATATCTCTTGTTTCTTTTCTGGTGTAAGGTACATGCCAATATTGTTTTAATGATTGTTATGCTATCCGTTACGGAGGCGCAAAGATAGGATAAGAATGTGCTCGGTCAACCGAATTTTCACTTCTCGAGCATCTCGATCAGCTGGGCGATACGCTGTCTCAATTCCTTGCGGTGGACGATGAAATCCAGGAATCCATGTTCGAGCACGAATTCGGAGCGCTGAAAGCCTTTAGGAAGGTCCCTACCGATAGTCTCTTTGACCACCCGCGGTCCGGCAAATCCGATCAATGCTCCGGGTTCTGCGAAATTGAGATCACCCAGCATGGCAAAAGAGGCTGTGACCCCTCCCGTAGTGGGATCGGTCAGAAAGGAGAAATAAGGTAGCCCAGCATCACTCAGCTGCCTGAGCTTGGCAGAGGTCTTGGCCATTTGCATAAGGGAGTATCCGGCCTCCATCATACGAGCACCTCCTGACTTGGAGATGATCATGAAGGGGCATTTACGCGTGATGGCCTCATCGATGGCCATAGCGATCTTCTCTCCTACCACCGAGCCCATGGAACCCCCGATGAATTTGAAATCCATAGCTGCCACCACGAGTGGCCATCCGTCCACTTCTCCGTATGCGGTGCGAATGGCGTCCTTGAGTCCGGTCTTCTTCTGAGTGGCCTTGACCCGTTCAGAATACTTCTTGGTATCCTCGAATTTGAGCGGATCACCGGACTCGATCTCTGTTGCGAATTCATCCACGCTTCCATCATCGAAGAGGATAGCGAAATAATCCTCGGCCGAAATACGCTCGTGATGGTCGCACTGGACACATACACTCAGGTTCTCCTTGTGTTCTTCAGAAGAGGTGACGGCCTTACACTTGGGACAGCTGTACCATAGACCTTCAGGGGTCTCTTTCTTCTCACGCGTAGACGTAGTTATCCCTTCTTTGATCCGCTTGAACCAGCCGGACATACGTCCTTCGTCTTGTTCGTTTTCTTCAGGCAAGGTCTATGCTTTTATCTAAATATACATCTTGCACTGCGTTGAGCAGCTCTACTCCTTCCTTCATCGGGCGCTGGAAGGCCTTACGTCCGAGTATCAGCCCATGTCCTCCTGCACGCTTGTTGATCACCGCAGTGGCAACCGCCTCAGACATATCGCTCTCCCCTCCAGAAGCTCCTCCTGAATTGATCAATCCGATCCTCCCCATGTAGCAATTGGCCACTTGGTAGCGGCACAGGTCGATCGGGTGACCAGAGGTGAGTTCTGAATAGACCTTATCATGGGTCTTTCCGAAATCGATGGCCGGATAACCTCCGTTGTTGGTCGGGAGTTTCTGTTTGATGACATCTGCCTGTATGGTGACACCCAGATGATTGGCCTGGCCGGTAAGATCGGCAGAGGTATGATAATCCGTACCGTCCTTCTTGAAGGCAGAATTCCGTGTATAGCACCAGAGGATGGTCGCCATACCCAACTCATGGGCGCGCTCAAAGGCCTCCGCGATCTCTATGATCTGACGATTGGACCCTTCCGATCCGAAATAGATAGTGGCCCCTACGGCCGCAGCACCTAGATTCCATGCTTCCTCGACCGATCCGAATTGAATCTGCTCATAACTGGCAGGGAGCGAAAGGAATTCATTGTGATTGATCTTCACCACGAAAGGGATCTTGTGGGCATATCTACGTGACTGAGATGCCAAAACTCCGAAGGTGGATGCTACTGCATTACAGCCGGCCTCTACCGCCAATTCGATAATGTTCTTCGGATCGAAATAGATCGGATTGGGTGCGAAGGAGGATCCAGCAGAGTGTTCGATACCTTGATCCACCGGCAGGATGCTCATATACCCACTTCCTGCGAGTCTTCCATGGCTGTATATCGCCTCTAGATTCCTTAGCACCTGCGGTGAGCGATTGCTGTGCATGAACTGTTCACTCACAAAGTCCCCACTCGGAGCTTGTAGCGAGTCTTTAGAAATGGTCTTGCTGGTGTGTTGGAGCAGGTAATCCGCCTGATCTCCCAATAGTTCGGTAATCCTTGATTCAGCCATAGTAATAGTCCGTTCGGTAGTGAATTGTTAGGTGGACAAAAGTAAACATTTATAGAGCCTCTATATCAGAAGGGATAGCCGATACCTAGGTTGAAATTCAGTTGCAGATTATAGGGACGTAGCATAGTACTTCCGGGTTCCAGACCTGCATTGTATTCCTCGATCAAGGCGTTATACTGGTCTTTATCCTGGAAGATCCATCGCTCTCCGGGGGCCAGTGAAGGATCCTTGAACTGGGCCGCCAGATCGAATCGGATCAGGAAGTAGTTGAAATCGATACGCAGCCCGGTCCCTACTCCAAATGCCATCTCACTGAGAAAGCGATCGAAGGCAAAATCCCCCTCTGGTCGCAGCTCATCGGGCTCGAGTAGCCAGATATTCCCTACATCTACAAAAAAGGCCCCATCCAAGTAATCGATGAGATTGAATCGGTATTCCACATTGGTCTCTATGATGATATCCCCGATCTTGTCATAGGTGACCACTGGCTCGAAGAATCCGCCTGGACCGATAGTACGTGCCTGCCAGGCTCTCAGTCCATTGGCGCCTCCACCGAAGAAACTCTCCGAGAAAGGCAATACATTCAAATTGGTCAGAGGTACCCCCACCCCTACCGCAAAGCGCGTGGCCACTGTGCGCTTGGAATCGAGGATGCGATAGAAGCGCACATCCGTCTGTCCCTTGACGTAGTGACTGAATCGGATGCCGAAAATGCTGTAGGCACCTGTACTGTCCTCCTCCTGGCCACTCAGACTGTAGATACTCCGCAGAATGTTCCCGCCTAACTCAGCATGTCCATTGAAGTAGAAGAGATTCTTCCCCTTGGGCTCATTCTGTTCGTTATAGGTGAAGGTGTAGGTAGAAGCCGTGATGAAATGATCCCGATAGGCATCACTGAGGAATTGATCGTTCAGTTCATCCAGGCGCGCTTGGAATTCTTCGGAATTATCGATCTGGATCACGCTGATCTCCAGGGGGTTGATCTGATGGGTCTTGGTTGCAGACTCCTTCCATTCATATCCGAATTGG is a window encoding:
- a CDS encoding class I fructose-bisphosphate aldolase; translated protein: MAESRITELLGDQADYLLQHTSKTISKDSLQAPSGDFVSEQFMHSNRSPQVLRNLEAIYSHGRLAGSGYMSILPVDQGIEHSAGSSFAPNPIYFDPKNIIELAVEAGCNAVASTFGVLASQSRRYAHKIPFVVKINHNEFLSLPASYEQIQFGSVEEAWNLGAAAVGATIYFGSEGSNRQIIEIAEAFERAHELGMATILWCYTRNSAFKKDGTDYHTSADLTGQANHLGVTIQADVIKQKLPTNNGGYPAIDFGKTHDKVYSELTSGHPIDLCRYQVANCYMGRIGLINSGGASGGESDMSEAVATAVINKRAGGHGLILGRKAFQRPMKEGVELLNAVQDVYLDKSIDLA
- the rpsO gene encoding 30S ribosomal protein S15, which translates into the protein MYLTPEKKQEIFKKYGKSGSDTGSPEGQIALFTHRINHLTEHLKKNKKDYNTERSLVLLVGKRRRLLDYLIKKDITRYREIIKELGIRK
- a CDS encoding acetyl-CoA carboxylase carboxyltransferase subunit beta, whose translation is MSGWFKRIKEGITTSTREKKETPEGLWYSCPKCKAVTSSEEHKENLSVCVQCDHHERISAEDYFAILFDDGSVDEFATEIESGDPLKFEDTKKYSERVKATQKKTGLKDAIRTAYGEVDGWPLVVAAMDFKFIGGSMGSVVGEKIAMAIDEAITRKCPFMIISKSGGARMMEAGYSLMQMAKTSAKLRQLSDAGLPYFSFLTDPTTGGVTASFAMLGDLNFAEPGALIGFAGPRVVKETIGRDLPKGFQRSEFVLEHGFLDFIVHRKELRQRIAQLIEMLEK